A stretch of Bradyrhizobium sp. CCBAU 53338 DNA encodes these proteins:
- a CDS encoding alpha/beta fold hydrolase — translation MPHPTLHRTATVNGRKVFYREAGDPASPTILLLHGLPTSSQMFRDLMPALADRFHLIAPDYIGFGHSDAPPRNEFTYTFDNLAAHVAGLIEALGLTSYILYMQDYGGPIGFRLFTQRPSQVKGFIIQNANAYMEGVGDAPRKVLLPLWENRNAETEKPAREFVSIEGTKFHWLVGAKNPEAINPDNWILDQALLDRPGTQDYQVDLLENYKSNVALYPEWQAAFRQHQPKTLIVWGKHDPFFIPPGARAYLNDLPDTKLVWLDSGHFVLDENVAQVACEIKARFAPQHPAANAAA, via the coding sequence ATGCCCCACCCGACGCTCCATCGCACCGCCACCGTGAACGGCCGCAAGGTGTTTTACCGCGAGGCCGGAGACCCGGCGTCCCCGACCATCCTGCTCCTGCACGGCCTGCCGACCTCCAGCCAGATGTTCCGCGATCTGATGCCGGCACTGGCCGACCGCTTCCATCTAATCGCGCCCGACTACATCGGCTTCGGACATTCCGACGCGCCGCCGCGCAATGAGTTCACCTACACCTTCGACAATCTCGCCGCCCATGTCGCCGGCCTCATCGAGGCCCTCGGGCTTACCTCCTACATTCTCTACATGCAGGACTATGGTGGCCCGATCGGCTTCCGCCTGTTCACACAGCGGCCTTCGCAGGTGAAGGGCTTCATCATCCAGAACGCCAACGCCTACATGGAAGGCGTCGGCGACGCGCCCAGGAAGGTGCTGCTGCCGCTGTGGGAGAACCGCAACGCCGAGACGGAGAAGCCCGCGCGGGAGTTCGTCAGCATCGAGGGCACCAAGTTTCATTGGCTCGTCGGCGCGAAGAACCCCGAGGCCATCAATCCCGACAACTGGATCCTCGACCAGGCACTGCTCGATCGGCCGGGCACGCAGGATTACCAGGTCGACCTGCTCGAGAATTACAAGAGCAACGTCGCGCTCTATCCGGAGTGGCAGGCCGCCTTCCGCCAGCACCAGCCGAAGACGCTCATTGTCTGGGGCAAGCACGACCCGTTCTTCATCCCGCCCGGCGCCCGCGCCTACCTCAACGACCTGCCGGATACAAAGCTGGTCTGGCTCGATAGCGGACATTTCGTGCTCGACGAAAACGTCGCGCAGGTCGCCTGCGAGATCAAGGCGCGGTTCGCGCCACAGCATCCAGCGGCAAACGCTGCCGCCTGA
- a CDS encoding MFS transporter: MDRRLLVLSIGMFALGTDSFVVAGVLPEIARHFDVSIGAAGQMTTIYSVTFALLSPTIAALAAGVSRKTMLIAGAAVFVLANLATAVSPTFAIALMTRALAGVGAAMFSPTATGSAAMLVPPERRGYALSIVVAGLTLSTALGSPAGAVIGGLGDWRYTMLFVAALGTAAGLGVWTFLAEVPLPPAVSLSKRLAPLADSRILLTLATTLVNLSGIFTVYTYFAVAFDRAIGNDALVLGTLLVLWGAGGTIANLAFGRLIDRIGSRMVILSTLVVLAIVSASMPWTSASLWTAIPVVAIWGAAGWGLLVPQQYRLVALAPSIAPVLLGLNTAGSFFGMSAAGLIGAVAIPLVGAHHLGFVGAGLAVLAFILAELATLRISAADNSRTATCSVPA, from the coding sequence ATGGACCGCCGTCTTCTCGTTCTCTCGATCGGCATGTTCGCGCTCGGCACCGATAGTTTTGTCGTGGCTGGCGTGCTGCCCGAAATCGCCCGCCATTTCGACGTCAGCATTGGCGCTGCCGGGCAGATGACCACGATCTACTCGGTCACCTTCGCGCTGCTGTCGCCGACCATCGCCGCGCTCGCGGCGGGCGTCTCGCGCAAGACCATGCTGATCGCGGGCGCCGCCGTCTTCGTGCTGGCGAACCTTGCGACAGCGGTCTCGCCGACCTTCGCCATAGCGCTAATGACTCGCGCGCTCGCCGGCGTTGGTGCCGCGATGTTCTCACCGACCGCGACGGGATCCGCCGCCATGCTGGTGCCGCCGGAGCGACGCGGCTACGCGCTCTCCATCGTGGTCGCCGGCCTGACCCTGTCGACCGCGTTGGGCTCGCCTGCCGGCGCCGTCATCGGCGGCCTCGGCGACTGGCGCTACACGATGCTGTTCGTGGCCGCGCTTGGCACGGCGGCCGGTCTCGGTGTCTGGACTTTCCTCGCTGAAGTGCCGCTGCCGCCGGCGGTCTCGCTGTCGAAGCGCCTCGCACCACTGGCCGACTCCCGGATTCTGCTGACGCTGGCGACGACGCTCGTCAATCTCAGCGGCATCTTCACGGTCTACACCTACTTCGCCGTGGCCTTCGACCGCGCCATCGGCAACGACGCGCTGGTGCTGGGAACCCTGCTCGTGCTCTGGGGCGCCGGCGGCACGATCGCAAACCTCGCCTTCGGTCGGCTCATCGATCGTATCGGTTCGCGCATGGTGATCCTGTCGACGCTGGTCGTGCTCGCCATCGTCAGCGCCTCGATGCCTTGGACCAGCGCCAGCCTGTGGACCGCCATTCCGGTCGTCGCGATCTGGGGCGCCGCTGGCTGGGGCCTGCTGGTGCCGCAGCAATATCGCCTCGTTGCGCTCGCTCCGTCGATTGCGCCCGTCCTGCTTGGGCTCAACACCGCCGGTTCGTTCTTCGGCATGTCGGCGGCGGGCCTGATCGGTGCGGTGGCGATCCCGCTGGTCGGCGCGCACCATCTCGGCTTTGTCGGCGCAGGGCTTGCGGTTCTCGCTTTCATCCTCGCAGAACTCGCGACACTCCGCATCTCCGCTGCCGATAATTCCCGTACCGCGACGTGCAGTGTGCCGGCGTAG
- a CDS encoding DUF1993 family protein, whose protein sequence is MYYDVVSQCRQNLANLLTCLDKAEQHAAAKKFDVAVLMHSRLAPDMQDFTYQVQSACNYVKAAAAWLSGQTPPRHEDNERTIDELRARIKKTIAFVESVPEREYANASEQKVRLSWAPGRFLGGRDYFLQMTIPNTYFHISMAYAILRHNGVDIGKQDYLRPINFVEG, encoded by the coding sequence ATGTATTACGACGTCGTTTCACAGTGCAGGCAAAACCTCGCCAATCTGCTGACCTGCCTAGACAAAGCCGAGCAGCATGCGGCCGCAAAAAAGTTCGATGTCGCGGTGCTCATGCACAGCCGCCTCGCACCCGACATGCAGGACTTCACCTATCAGGTCCAAAGCGCTTGCAACTACGTCAAGGCCGCGGCCGCCTGGTTGTCGGGTCAGACGCCGCCACGACATGAAGACAACGAACGCACCATCGACGAGCTGCGCGCCCGCATCAAAAAGACGATCGCCTTCGTGGAGAGCGTCCCCGAGAGGGAATATGCCAATGCGAGCGAGCAGAAGGTGAGGCTCTCCTGGGCACCAGGAAGGTTTCTCGGCGGCCGGGATTATTTCCTGCAGATGACGATCCCTAACACCTACTTCCACATCTCCATGGCCTACGCCATCCTGCGTCACAACGGCGTCGACATCGGCAAGCAGGATTATCTGAGACCGATCAATTTCGTCGAAGGGTGA
- a CDS encoding MBL fold metallo-hydrolase, with the protein MKIHHLNTGTMCPMGRRLVNGIGGLFQRARMVCHCLLIETSDGLALVDTGIGLGDIATPDRLGKRWVRQTAPRLDPAETAVQQVRALGYSPDDVRHVLLTHLDRDHAGGVPDFPRAAIHVHRTEYDMAVLREPAPPEGRYVMAQWSHGPRWSFYGEAGEDWFGFKGVRALGDREGDILTIPLAGHTLGHCGIAVRSGDTWLLHAGDSYFHHAQLDASPRAPLMLRYFQRRVDMDRNARLANQARLRELKLSHSIRVTIFNSHDPVDYENCRCGAHI; encoded by the coding sequence ATGAAGATCCATCACCTCAATACCGGCACGATGTGCCCCATGGGCCGCCGGCTCGTGAACGGCATCGGCGGCCTGTTCCAGCGCGCCCGCATGGTCTGCCATTGCCTCCTGATCGAGACCAGCGATGGTCTCGCGCTGGTCGACACCGGCATCGGGCTCGGCGACATCGCGACGCCGGATCGGCTCGGCAAGCGCTGGGTGCGCCAGACCGCGCCAAGGCTCGATCCGGCAGAGACGGCGGTGCAGCAGGTGAGGGCGCTCGGTTATTCGCCTGACGACGTGCGCCACGTGCTGCTGACGCATCTCGACCGCGACCACGCCGGCGGTGTGCCCGACTTTCCCCGCGCGGCGATCCATGTTCACCGCACCGAGTACGACATGGCGGTACTGCGCGAGCCCGCGCCGCCCGAAGGGCGTTACGTCATGGCGCAGTGGAGCCACGGACCGCGCTGGAGTTTCTATGGCGAGGCCGGCGAAGACTGGTTCGGCTTCAAGGGCGTGCGCGCGCTCGGCGATCGCGAGGGTGACATCCTGACGATTCCGCTCGCGGGTCACACGCTCGGCCATTGCGGCATCGCGGTCCGCTCCGGCGACACATGGCTGCTGCATGCCGGCGACAGCTATTTCCATCACGCCCAGCTCGACGCGTCGCCGCGCGCGCCGCTGATGCTCCGTTATTTCCAGCGCCGCGTCGACATGGACCGCAACGCCCGCCTCGCCAACCAGGCGCGCCTGCGCGAGCTGAAGCTCAGCCATAGCATCCGCGTGACGATTTTCAACAGCCACGATCCGGTCGACTACGAGAACTGCCGGTGCGGGGCGCACATATGA
- a CDS encoding LysR family transcriptional regulator, with product MDIRELRYFAAVYRERNLTAAARSCFVSQPSISTAITNLEAELGTTLFIRHKKGVAPTASAEQFHTVARRIIDEADAARKLFRKPSTKTTVTLGLMRTLDVPRTIALLKPLTARNDIALRLVGSDERADARIISKSMLDDEEHFVPLWSERYVAALPPSHPLTLKDKLRSADLADVAMIDRCHCEQSAFFGRASQRRPSAAIAQSEEWAMALVAAGVGIAIVPEGVAKGVSDIAVREIEMKVKREVGLAYRASVPLVDALRDLVGKLQRGRATSRRAPQGLTGRRK from the coding sequence ATGGACATCCGCGAGCTCCGCTATTTCGCCGCCGTCTACCGCGAGCGCAACCTGACGGCTGCGGCGCGCAGCTGCTTCGTGTCGCAGCCGTCGATCTCGACCGCGATCACCAATCTGGAGGCGGAGCTCGGCACCACTCTCTTCATCCGGCACAAGAAGGGCGTCGCACCGACCGCCTCGGCCGAGCAGTTTCACACCGTCGCCCGCCGCATCATCGACGAGGCCGACGCCGCGCGAAAGCTGTTCCGCAAACCGAGCACCAAGACCACTGTCACGCTCGGCCTGATGCGGACGCTCGACGTGCCCAGAACCATCGCGCTGCTCAAGCCGCTGACGGCGCGCAACGACATCGCGCTCCGGCTCGTCGGCAGCGACGAGCGCGCGGACGCCAGAATCATCTCGAAGAGCATGCTTGATGACGAGGAGCATTTCGTCCCGCTCTGGAGCGAGCGCTACGTCGCGGCGCTGCCGCCGTCGCATCCGCTGACGCTCAAGGACAAACTCCGCTCCGCCGACCTCGCCGACGTGGCCATGATCGACCGCTGCCATTGCGAGCAGAGCGCGTTCTTCGGCCGCGCGTCGCAGCGGCGTCCGTCCGCGGCGATCGCGCAATCGGAGGAATGGGCGATGGCGCTGGTCGCGGCCGGCGTCGGCATCGCCATCGTCCCCGAAGGCGTGGCGAAAGGCGTTTCCGACATCGCCGTCAGGGAGATCGAAATGAAGGTCAAACGCGAGGTTGGGCTCGCCTATCGCGCGTCGGTGCCGCTCGTCGATGCGTTGAGGGATCTCGTCGGGAAGCTGCAGCGCGGGCGCGCAACGTCCCGGCGCGCGCCGCAAGGGCTCACCGGGCGCCGCAAATGA
- a CDS encoding CHAT domain-containing protein, with amino-acid sequence MSVDAASPVKSRLDVTLPRQLLVLAVLLGWTGSAAALTKEAAFENCRMTVGRPIVQACMRAGGGADREACRAKASPQVRACVMAALNAANGRANVAVELPKEAAPKLVPGTALPKDFIAPPRTISDITAILDSEKPNDKLIAELKADADSTPTGKESREDLAQFYFDRANARAQLGRLAESIADANKAVEIGRGAVEPNMMGRLMQLLSLQYAAAGDPKRSLEVMQRLLRDTASLPGAKGYQLSANRSIVGILIQMGDIAQAEAYLRRTMSAIQEARTSGLPGWRTSYARMGQSWESDLEGTRALIFEARGQFVEAEAAYRVAEQRKRAAMKALLDSDNPPAETVVLQAIDNFVLSQARMKARQGRLAEAEVDARRALLSRLKDTGKYNPVMPRYVMGLAGILVDEGRYEEAEQLGRVALEINKTVGVPDDSQSTVQLLSRLAGILNLRRKNAEANEMFAQIDRAVANWDPQRRQVIELNPARILALYNSGQLDAGIAAAEQLVKKQIGRVGESHFDTASARGTLAVGLMLARRDADAIREFKAAIPVMMANANENADDENTTVVAARSQRLQTIVESYLLLLARAEGTGGAVGEETFSLADAIRGHSVQQALAASSARAAAKDPALADLVRKEQDLTKQVNAQLGTLNNVLAIPSADRDEKGAQQIQASIAALRSERDKARLEIKQKFPVYADLVSPKPPSVAEIRATLSDNEAMLSFYFGQNGSFVWAVPKSGPVAFAAVKAKIGDIETKIRKLREALEPQAAMISDIPPFDLKLGYELYELLLKPVESGWKPARNLIVVTNGALGLLPLSLLPTAPAEVAADEDPLFVGYRKVPWLARTHAVSTVPSAAALRTLRQLPPGKPGRGDLVAFGDPYFNKDQQAEAESADSKVQVAEVGGNVTRGMPLKRRSSPKLEGVDSAELGLLPRLPDTADELKSIALALQADPSKVLFLGKNATESAVKTMNLSGFRILAFATHGLVPGELNGLTQPALALSSPAVTGESGDGLLTMEEILGLKLDADWVILSACNTGAGAGAGAEAASGLGRAFFYAGTRALLVTNWSVHSQSARQLVTDLFKRQADDPKLSRSEALRQAMMALVDGPGYLDDEGKTEFAYAHPLFWAPYTIIGDGGVR; translated from the coding sequence ATGAGCGTAGACGCCGCGAGCCCGGTCAAGAGCCGCCTGGACGTCACCCTGCCGCGACAATTGCTAGTCTTGGCCGTTCTCCTGGGATGGACCGGCTCGGCTGCCGCGCTGACCAAGGAGGCGGCATTCGAGAACTGCCGGATGACCGTCGGCAGGCCGATCGTGCAGGCCTGCATGCGTGCGGGCGGGGGTGCCGATCGGGAAGCATGCCGCGCCAAGGCCTCGCCGCAGGTCCGGGCCTGCGTGATGGCGGCTTTGAACGCCGCCAACGGCCGCGCCAACGTCGCCGTCGAGCTTCCCAAGGAGGCCGCACCGAAGCTGGTCCCCGGCACGGCGCTGCCGAAGGATTTCATCGCCCCGCCGCGCACCATCTCCGACATCACCGCGATCCTCGACAGCGAAAAGCCGAACGACAAGCTGATTGCGGAGCTGAAGGCGGACGCGGATTCGACGCCCACGGGCAAGGAGTCCCGCGAGGACCTCGCTCAGTTCTATTTCGATCGCGCCAATGCGCGCGCCCAACTCGGCCGGCTCGCCGAATCCATCGCCGACGCCAACAAGGCTGTCGAGATCGGCCGCGGTGCAGTGGAGCCCAACATGATGGGCCGCCTGATGCAGCTCCTCTCGCTGCAATATGCTGCGGCTGGCGATCCGAAACGCTCGCTCGAAGTCATGCAGCGGCTGTTGCGCGACACCGCGAGCCTGCCGGGTGCCAAGGGGTATCAACTCAGTGCCAACAGGTCCATTGTCGGCATTCTCATCCAGATGGGTGACATCGCCCAGGCCGAGGCCTATCTGCGCCGGACCATGAGTGCCATCCAAGAAGCGCGAACCAGCGGTCTTCCAGGCTGGCGCACCTCCTATGCGCGCATGGGGCAAAGCTGGGAGTCGGATCTCGAAGGCACACGGGCATTGATCTTCGAGGCGCGCGGGCAGTTCGTCGAGGCCGAGGCCGCCTATCGCGTGGCAGAGCAACGCAAGCGAGCCGCCATGAAGGCCTTGCTGGACTCGGACAATCCGCCGGCTGAAACCGTCGTGCTTCAGGCGATCGACAATTTCGTGCTCAGTCAGGCCCGCATGAAGGCACGGCAAGGCCGGCTTGCTGAAGCGGAGGTCGACGCCCGCCGCGCTCTGCTGTCGCGGTTGAAAGATACTGGCAAGTACAACCCGGTCATGCCGCGCTACGTGATGGGGCTGGCCGGCATCTTGGTCGACGAGGGCCGCTACGAGGAAGCCGAGCAGCTTGGCCGCGTCGCGCTCGAGATCAACAAGACGGTCGGCGTGCCTGATGACTCGCAATCGACTGTGCAGCTGCTCTCGCGGCTCGCCGGCATTCTCAACCTGCGACGCAAGAATGCCGAAGCCAACGAGATGTTTGCGCAGATCGACAGGGCCGTTGCCAATTGGGACCCGCAGCGGCGCCAGGTCATCGAGCTCAACCCGGCGCGCATTCTCGCGCTCTACAATTCAGGTCAGCTCGACGCCGGCATCGCCGCTGCCGAGCAACTGGTCAAGAAGCAGATCGGACGGGTCGGCGAAAGCCATTTCGACACCGCCTCGGCGCGCGGCACCCTGGCTGTGGGCTTGATGCTCGCGCGGCGCGATGCCGACGCGATCCGCGAGTTCAAGGCCGCCATCCCGGTCATGATGGCGAACGCGAACGAGAATGCCGACGACGAGAACACGACCGTGGTGGCCGCGCGCAGCCAGCGACTTCAGACCATCGTCGAGAGCTATCTGCTGCTGCTCGCGCGGGCCGAGGGCACCGGCGGCGCCGTCGGTGAGGAGACCTTCAGTCTCGCCGATGCCATCCGCGGTCATTCGGTTCAGCAGGCTCTGGCGGCATCGAGCGCCCGCGCGGCTGCCAAGGATCCGGCGCTGGCCGATCTCGTGCGCAAGGAGCAGGACCTCACCAAGCAGGTCAACGCCCAGCTCGGCACGCTCAACAACGTCCTCGCCATTCCCTCGGCGGATCGCGACGAGAAGGGGGCGCAGCAAATCCAGGCGTCGATCGCGGCCTTGCGCAGTGAACGGGACAAGGCGCGCCTGGAGATCAAGCAGAAATTCCCTGTCTACGCCGATCTGGTTTCGCCGAAGCCGCCGAGCGTTGCCGAAATCCGCGCGACGTTGTCTGACAATGAAGCCATGTTGTCGTTCTATTTCGGCCAGAACGGCAGCTTCGTCTGGGCCGTGCCGAAATCGGGCCCGGTGGCGTTCGCTGCCGTCAAGGCCAAGATCGGCGACATCGAGACCAAGATCCGCAAGCTGCGCGAGGCGCTCGAGCCGCAGGCGGCGATGATCTCGGACATTCCTCCGTTCGATCTCAAGCTCGGCTACGAGCTCTACGAGCTGCTGCTGAAGCCGGTCGAGAGCGGATGGAAGCCGGCCAGGAACTTGATCGTGGTGACCAACGGCGCGCTCGGCCTGTTGCCGCTGTCGCTGTTGCCGACCGCCCCGGCGGAGGTGGCGGCGGACGAGGATCCGCTGTTCGTCGGCTATCGCAAGGTGCCGTGGCTGGCCCGGACCCATGCCGTGTCGACGGTGCCTTCAGCGGCCGCGTTGCGCACGCTGCGGCAGTTGCCGCCCGGCAAGCCCGGCCGCGGCGATCTCGTCGCGTTCGGCGATCCCTATTTCAACAAGGATCAGCAGGCCGAGGCAGAGAGCGCCGACAGCAAGGTTCAGGTCGCCGAGGTCGGCGGCAACGTCACCCGCGGCATGCCGCTGAAGCGTCGCAGCAGCCCGAAGCTCGAAGGCGTCGACAGCGCCGAGCTTGGCCTCCTGCCGCGGCTCCCTGATACGGCCGACGAGCTCAAATCGATCGCGCTGGCCTTGCAGGCGGATCCCTCGAAGGTCCTGTTCCTCGGCAAGAACGCGACCGAGAGCGCGGTCAAGACCATGAACCTGTCCGGTTTTCGCATCCTTGCATTCGCCACCCACGGTCTGGTCCCGGGCGAACTCAACGGACTGACGCAGCCCGCGCTAGCGCTGTCGTCGCCGGCGGTGACGGGCGAGAGCGGCGACGGCCTCCTGACCATGGAGGAGATTCTCGGCCTCAAGCTCGACGCCGACTGGGTCATCCTGTCCGCCTGCAACACCGGTGCGGGTGCAGGCGCCGGCGCCGAAGCGGCGTCCGGCCTTGGCCGCGCGTTCTTCTATGCCGGAACACGCGCCCTGCTGGTGACGAACTGGTCGGTGCATTCGCAATCCGCGCGGCAGCTGGTGACCGATCTGTTCAAGCGACAGGCCGACGATCCGAAACTGTCGCGGAGCGAAGCGCTGCGGCAGGCGATGATGGCCCTGGTCGATGGTCCCGGTTACCTCGACGACGAGGGCAAGACCGAGTTCGCCTACGCGCATCCGCTGTTCTGGGCGCCGTATACGATCATCGGCGATGGCGGCGTGCGATGA